The following DNA comes from Kitasatospora sp. NBC_01287.
CCTGGTCCCCACCGACACCCCTGGGCTGACCCGCCGGGAGATCCACGGCAAGCTCGGCCTGCGCGGCCAGGCCACCGCCGAACTGGTCCTCGACCAGGTGCGGGTGCCGGACAGCGCCCGGCTCGGCGCCGAGGGCAAGGGCTTCGGCGTCGCGATGGCCGCGCTGGCCAAGGGACGGATGTCGGTGGCGGCCGGCTGCGTGGGGATCATCCAGGCCGCGCTGAACGCCGCCGTCCGGTACGCCGGGGAGCGCGAGCAGTTCGGCAAGCCGATCGCCTCCTACCAGCTGGTGCAGGAGCTGATCTCGGACATCTCGGTGGACCTGGACGCCGCGCGGCTGCTCACCTGGCGGGTGGCCGACCACATCGACCGCGGACTGCCGTTCGGCACCGAGTCCTCGGTGGCCAAGCTCTTCGCGAGCGAGGCCGCCGTGCGGGCCGCCAACAACGCGCTGCAGGTCTTCGGCGGCTACGGCTTCATCGACGAGTACCCGGTGGGCAAACTGCTGCGCGACGCCCGCGTGATGACCCTGTACGAGGGCACCAGCCAGATCCAGAAGCTGCTGATCGGCCGGTCGCTGACCGGCGTGAACGCGTTCTGACCGCCGGGGCCCGCCGGAGACCCCGGTGCGCCTCGGCCGCGACCAGCAGAGCAGCGACCAACGGAGCGGCAAATCCACGACCAACAGAGCCGCGACCAACAGAGCCGCGACCAGCAGAGCAACGCCCAGCAGGGCAAAACCCGGCAGGGCGGCAACCAGCAGAGCAGTAACCAGTAGAGGAGCCCAACGAAGTGCGTCCCGTCTACTTCGCCGCCGCCCGCCGCACCCCGATCGGGCGGCTGCGCGGCGCGCTCTCCACCGTGCGGCCCGACGACCTGTCCGCCGCCGTGCTGCGCGGCCTGCTCGCCGAGGTGCCGAACCTCGACCCCGCCAGGATCGACGACGTCTACTGGGGCGCCGCCAACCAGGCCGGCGAGGACAACCGCAACGCGGCCCGGATGGCCGTGCTGCTGGCCGGCCTGCCGGACAGCGTGCCCGGCGCCACCGTCAACCGGCTCTGCGCCTCGGGCCTGGAGGCCGTCACCATGGCGGCGCGGACCATCGCGGCCGGCGAGGCCGAGATCGTGTTGGCCGGCGGCTGCGAGTCGATGAGCCGCGCGCCCTTCGTGCTGCCCCGCCCCGACGAGGCGCTGCCGCACGCCATGCAGACCTACGACACCCGGCTCGGCTGGCGGCTGACCAACCCGCTGATGAAGGACCTGCACGGGGTGCTCGCCATGGGCGAGACCGCGGAGGAGGTGGCCGAGCGGTTCGGCATCACCCGCGAGCGGCAGGACGCCTTCGCGCTGCGCAGCCACCAGCGGGCGGCCGCCGCCCGCAAGGACGGCCACTTCGACGCCGAGCTGCTGCCGGTCACCCGCCCCGACGGGGTGACGGTCAGCCAGGACGAGGGCATCCGCGAGGACACCAGCCTGGCGCGCCTCGCCCAGCTCAAGCCCGCCTTCCGCGCCGGCGGCACGGTCACCGCCGGCAACGCCTCCCCGATGAACGACGGCGCGGCCGGCCTGCTGCTGGTCAGCGAGCGGGCGCTGGGCGAGCTCGGCCTCGAACCGCTGGGCCGCTACGCCGCCGGCGCCTCGGCCGGCGTGCACCCGGACGTGATGGGCATCGGCCCGGTGCCGGCCACCCGAAAGGCGCTGGCCCGGCTGGGCTGGACGATCGGCGACCTGGAGGAGGCCGAGCTGAACGAGGCGTTCGCCGCCCAGGCGCTGGCCAGCACCGACCAGTTGGGCATCGACCCGGAGCTGGTCAACCCCTCCGGTGGCGCGATCGCGCTGGGCCACCCGCTGGGCGGCTCGGGCGCCCGGATCCTCACCACCCTGCTGCACCGGATGCGCCGCACCGGCGCCCGGCGCGGGCTGGCCACCATGTGCGTCGGCGTGGGCCAGGGCACCGCCGTCCTGATCGAGAACAGCTGAAGGAGCGTCACGAGATGTCACGATTCACCGGCAAGGTCGCCGTTGTCACCGGCGCCGCCCAGGGCATCGGCGCGGCCACCGCCCGCCTGCTGGCCGAGGGGGGCGCCACCGTCGCCGTCGTCGACCTGAGCGCCGAGCGGGCCCGGCAGACCGCCGACGAGATCACCGCCAAGGGCGGCACCGCGCGTGCCTACGGCTGCGACGTCAGCGACTACGACGCCGTGGAGCGCACCTTCGCGCAGGTCGTCGAGGAGCTGGGCGGCCTGCACATCCTGGTCAACAACGCCGGGATCACCCGGGACAACCTCTTCTTCAAGATGCCCAAGGCCGACTGGGACGCCGTCCTGACGGTCAATCTGACCAGCGCGTACAACTGCAGCCACGTGGCGCAGAAGTACCTGGTGGCCCAGAAGTACGGCAAGATCGTCTCGCTCAGCTCGCGCTCCGCCCTGGGCAACCGCGGCCAGGCCAACTACGCCGCCGCCAAGGCCGGCATCCAGGGCCTGACCGCCACCCTGGCGATCGAGCTGGGCCCGTTCAACATCAATGTCAACGCGGTGGCCCCCGGCTACATCGTCACCGCCATGACCGAGGCCACCGCCGAGCGCGTCGGCGCCACCCCCGAGGACCACCAGAGCGAGGTCGCCGCCCGCACCCCGCTGCGCCGCCCGGGCAAGCCCGAGGAGGTCGCCTCGGTGGTGGCGTTCCTGGTCAGCGAGGAGGCCTCCTACGTCAGCGGGCAGACCCTGTACGTCAACGGCGGCGCGCGCTGAGGCGGTTGCCGACCGGCTGACGGCCGACAGCTGACAGCTGACAGCATGGATCGATCCGCCCTGTCCGGTATCTGGGCGCCGGACAGGGCGGATCAGTTCATGGGAAGGCTCGGGGCCTGGTCGGCCCCTCGGGCCCTGGGTCACCGCGCTCGGCACGTCGGCGGCCGCGGCGGTGAGCGCCGCGGCGCCGCGCGCCTACTCCTCGGGCGCGGCGTCCACCAGGTGAGCCACAGATCCCGGGGTGGCCGACACAACCGCGCCCAGCAGCACGGTGGCGGCGTCACGAATTGACGGTTCCGTCACGCGAACCTCCCCGGAATTCACACCTGTTGAACGATGACCCGATGCGTTCATTCTGGCTTACGGACCGTCAGTTGGTCCAGTGCGGCTTCAGGGTGACGCTCAGGATGGTGCGGTACTCGGCCGGCTCGACCGCCGGGACGGTGAACGGCGCGGCCGGGTCGGTGCCGTAGACGCTCCCGGTGCCGGGCAGCGGCTTGGGCGTGGCGTAGCCGGCGAAGACCATGGTGAGCGTGCCGTTGTCGTTGCGGACCACGGTCGGGTCGTAGACCCGGCCGCTGTAGTAGCCCGAGACGCCGAGGGCGCCACCGGTGGCCGCCTGCTCGGCCAGCGCCGAGAAGCCGTAGTCGGTGGAGAGCAGCTTCTGCGGGGCCGACCAGGTCTTCCCGTCCTTGGAGGAGGAGTAGAAGATCTGGTTGAAGGCGTCGCTGTCGCCGTCCGAGGCGTAGGCGCCGGAGAGGAAGAGGCCGAGGCTGCCGTCCGGGTTGGTGATCACGGTGCCGCGCGAGCCGGTCCAGCGCAGCACCGAGTCGCTGGTGCTGGTCGGGTCGGCCAGGCCGTTCACCTGGCCCAGGTCGGTGAAGTGCAGGCCGTCGGTGGTGTAGGCGGCGCGGACCACGGTGTAGTCCTCGTTGTTGCCGTAGAGCGACTTGGGCTTGTTCTTGCCCTCGCCGATCTGCGCCAGCCGCGCGTAGGGGACGGTGGCCGCGCCGGGCGCGCCCACGCTGCTGCCCTTGGCGACCGCGCCGGTGCCGCCGGTGCAACCGGTCAGGTCGGTGGCGTCGGCGCCGGTGCAGGTGGCCTGGACGATCCCGGCCGCGGTGCCCAGGCTCACGGTGACCGCACCGCCGGCCGCCGGCTTCAGCGCCGAGCTGTCGGCCACCGGGATGGTGGCGGCGGGCAGCGTGACGGCGGCCGTGGTGGTGGTCGGGGTGAAGTAGTTGACGATCTTCTCGGTGTAGAGCACCGCGACACTGCCCTTGGGCGCGCCCGGGTAGTGCGGCAGCGTGCTGATGATGCCGTCGGGCGCGATCAGACCGCTGGTCTGCTGCGCGGTGGCCGGGATCACGCTGTCGGCGGTGATCGCGTCGCCCGCCTTGACGCTCACGCCGCCCGCGGTGCGGGTGGTGCAGCCGGTGAAGGCCGTCGCCGTGGCCGCGGCGTCGTTGCAGTCCACCGTGACGCCGTCCACCGAGAAGTGGCCGGGCTGCTCGAAGTTCGCGGTGCTGCCGACGTTGATGGTCACGCCCGCGCCCCCAGGGCCGGCCGGCACGCCGACCGCGCCGGTCGCCGCGGTGCCGCCGCCCATGCCGACCGGCTCGGCGGCCGGCAGGCCGGCCAGCGGGTCGCCGTCCTTCGGCGTGAGGTGGTGGACGATCAGGTTGGTGCCCAGCGTGTCACCCGAGGGGCGGGAGAGGGTGTACAACACCTGGCCGTGGTGGCCGGTGCCGGCGTAGTCGGGCACGTTCAGCACGAAGGCGTGACCCTGGCCGTCGTCGTTGGTGTTGCCGTCCGGGCACAGGCCCGCGTTCTGCTCCAGCGCCTCGCCCGCGTACTTCCAGGTCTTGCCGTGGTCGGTGGAGGTGGCGGCGACCACCGCCTCGTCACCGTCCTTGGGGCGGTAGTCGAAGAGGCCGGAGAGCGTCTCGCCGCCGTCCTGGCTGGTGACGAAGGGGAAGTAGTACGGCTGCATCGGCAGCACGCTGCCCTTGGGCTGGCGCACCACGGTGCCGGTCTCGGGCGTGGCACCACCGCTGGAGCAGTAGCCGTCCAGCGGGCCGGGGGTACCGGTGACACCGCTGGCCGCCGGGACGCTGCCGGTGCCGGCCGGGTCGACGGCCAGGTTCGGGTAGGTCACCCCACCCACGGTGACCGTGCCGGTGCCGCCGCCGGCGTAGACCGGCAGGCTGTTGCCGTAGGAGGCGCCGAGGGTCAGGTCGCCCTGGCCCAGGGTCCACGGGCCGCCCTTGACCTTGTCGACCACCGGGGTACCGACGCCGTAGGAGAACGAACCGTGGTGGTGGCCCCGGGCGCCGAAGCCGTCGATGGCGCTGCCGTTGGCGTCGGCCAGTGCGGGGCCGGCGGTGGCGGTGAGGGCGGCGATCGTGGTGACCGCGATGGCGGCGCTGGTCGCTGTACGGCGACGTGGCATGGGCTGTTCCTCCTGGTAGCGCCCGGGCCGGTGGAAGACGGCACGGGCCGGTGCGTCCGTTGCGTGGAGCCGCAAGCGTCAGCCGAGATCCTGCACGCGGACCGGGCCGAGCGGGAGGGGGTCGCGGGAGAGTTCACCTACCGTTCCCCGCCGGTCCGCCGGGCCGACCCGGAACGCGGCGCCGCCCTGCACCGGCCAGGGGTTCACGACGTCCGCTCAGCGGTCGCCAATTGCGCCAACTGGGCTACTCTTGACCAGCACTTGACGGTTCGTCGGACGGCTCGCCGGGACCTCGGCACCCCCGCTGGCCTGGGCTGTTCGAGCCATCAGCGCGACTTCGGCAGATTTTTTCGGCATGTTCACCAAGCATGTCAAGAGTCCGAAATGACTATAGATTCATCGGCTCTCCACACGATGGGATAACCCGGGCCGACTTCCCTATTCGGCACGACCCTCCCCCCCTTCGAAGGAGTTCCATGGGAACCTCCCCCGCCACCGCGGGCCCCCGACGCTCCGCGACCGCCCGTGCGCTGGCCTTCCTCGCCGTCGGGGCCACCGCCCTGACGGCCGGCACGGTCACCGCCCAGAGCACCGCGGCCTTCGCCGCCGGGGCGCCCTCCCAGGCCGCGTTCAAGCTCCACCCGGCCTCCCAGGGCCACATCGACGCGACCGGGCGGACGGCACCGATCAGCACCAGCGACTGCGTGTCGCAGATCGGCATCCACTGCTACTCCCCGCTGCAGTACCGCGACGCGTACAACCTGAACCCGCTGTACAAGCAGGGCATCACCGGCAAGGGCCGGACGATCGTCATCGTGGACTCCTACGGCTCGCCGACGATCCAGCACGACCTGGAGACCTTCGACAAGCAGTGGGGCATCCCCGACACCAACGTCGAGGTGGTCAAGTGGGGCAACGTCCCCACCTTCGACCCGACCAACTCGGACATGACCGGCTGGGCCGGTGAGACCACGCTGGACGTCGAGTACGCCCACTCGATCGCACCCGACGCGCACATCGTGCTGGTCGAGACCGCCGTCGCCGAGACCGAGGGCGTCACCGGTCTGCCCGAGATGATGGCCGCCGAGCAGTCCCTGATCAAGCAGGGCAAGGGCGACGTCATCACGCAGAGCTTCGGGGCCACCGAGAACACCTTCCCGGGCTTCGACAAGGGCGACTACAAGTCGCTCACCGACCTGCGCTACGCCTTCAAGTCCGCGGCCGACCACGACGTCACCGTGCTCGCCTCCTCCGGCGACAACGGCGCGGTCGACTCGGACAACAACAACAACCTGTACCCGTACAAGGTCAACTCCTGGCCGTCCTCGGACCCGCTGGTCACCTCGGTCGGCGGCACCCAGCTGACCCTGGACAACAACGGCAACCGCACCGCGCCCGACCAGGTCTGGCACGACGCGTACGGCGCCGGCGGCGGTGGCACCTCGGCCATCTTCGACCGCCCGTGGTACCAGACCGGCGTGGCGAACGTGGTGGGCAACCACCGCGGCACGCCCGACATCAGCATGAGCGCGGCGGTGGACGGCGCGGCCTGGACGTACGACTCGTACGACCCGACCGCCGTCGGCTGGCACCTCACCGGTGGCACCAGCGAGGCCTCGCCGATCTTCTCCGGCGTCGTCGCGCTGGCCGACCAGGCCGCGGGCCACCGCCTGGGCCAGATCAACTGGCGCCTCTACGGTCTGTCGCTGCTGCCCTCGCAGTGGAGCGGCATCACCGACGTGACCACCGGCGACAACGGCTGGAACGGCGTCACGGGCTACTCGGCGGCGAAGGGCTACGACCTCGCCTCGGGCCTCGGGACGATCAACGGCTACACCTTCGTGCACGCGCTCGCGGGTCGCTGACCCCGCCTGCTCGCCTGCTCGTCCGGGGCACTCGCCGCTCGTCGGCGGGTGCCCCGTTCGCGTGGGCGCGGGCGGGCCGTTCGCGTGGGCGCGGGCGGGCCGTTCGCGTGGGCGCGGGCGGGCCGTTCGCGTGGGCGCGGGCGGGCCGTTCGCGTGGGCGCGGGCGGGCCGTTCGCGTGGGCGCGGGCGGGCCGGCGCCACCACCGCGGGGCCGGCGGCGCTCAGCCGGGCGACCCGACCGCGGCGGTGAGCTTGGCCAGGTAGCGTTCGGCGGAGCGGAGCTTGCGGCTTCCCTCGCCGGGCAGTTGGGCGCGCAGCTCCAGGATCGGCGGGCCGAGTCGCAGGGCGCGGCGGGGATCCGCGATAGCCCGCCAGCAGGCCTCCGCGTTGGTCGCCACCCGCTGCACCTCCGGGTCGTCCGGGCCCTCGACGGCGAGCAGCACCAGCGCCACCTGACGGTAGAGCTCGGCCGCCAGCACCGGGTCGCCCGCCAACCTGGCCACATGAGCCCGGACCTGACGAACCATCAGAACCGCTGGTGCGATGGCGCCGTGGGCCGAGACCACCTGCTCCTCCAGCACCAGGGCGAGCTCGGCGGCGGAGTCGTGCTCGCCGGCGTCGGCGGTGCGGACGATTCTGCCGAGTGCCTCGCGGTAGTCGTCCGGGGGCGGCAGGGCGGGGTCGGCGGCGGGGGCTCCGGCGGCGGGCGCGGGAGCCTCGGCGGGCGCAGGGGCCTCGGCGGCGGGCGCGTCAGGGGCGGCGGTGCCAGGGGCGGGCGCGTCCCACGGCGTGTCGGGCCGCGGATCCTCGACCGGCGGCGGCGCGTCGGTGACGGCTGCCGCACCCGGCGCCGCCGCCTTGAGCAGCGTGACCGGGCGGATCGGGCGGACGGTCGGCAGCACCCCTGGCTTCAGCAGCGAGACCGGGCCGCGCGCGGCGGACGGTCGCGGCAGCGGGACCGTCGCGGCCGTGCCGACCGCGACCGCCGGCTCCGGCGCCCGGACCCCGGCGGCGGTCCGCTGACGCGAGGTGTTGCGGAACACCGGGCGGTCCGGACCGTAGGAACCGAAGATCAGCGCGTTGGGGCGGAGCACCGAGTGCACCTGCCCGCGCAGTTGCTCCGGCGTCAGCAGCGGCCCGGCCCCGGGCCGGCCGCCGTGCAGCGCCTCGATCAGCGCCCGGGTGAAGGTGCCGATCTGCTCCGCGTCCGGTCCGATCACCGCCCAGAGCGGGATCTCGTCGGTGAGCAGCGCCGGACCGCCGCCGCCCTGCAACAGCGGCCAGGCGCCCTGGTCCGCGCTGAGGTCGGCGATCACCAGGGTGTCCCAGTCCGCGGGCCGACTGCGCAGCTCGGCCACGATCGCCGCCCAGGCCACGCCGTCCTGGCGGATCGTGCCGGCCTTGGAGTCACGCAGCGTCAGGTGCAGCCCACCGCCGCGCTTGTCGGCGACCAGCTGACCACCGAGGTGGACCAGCAGCGGACCTGGGTGCCGGGCGGCGGCCCGCAGGTGCGCGACGACGGTCTGCGGGTCACTGGCCGTCGGCAGGTGGACGGCGTCCACGGCCTCGGCGGCCAGCAGGGTCTGCGGGGAGACCGCCGCGAGCATCGCGGACAGCACCTGCGGCTGCCCGGCGCCGCCGCGGCCCCAGGGGCGGCGGCCGCCGCTGCCGTAGCCGCCCTCGACTGCGAGGATCCGGCCGCGCAGGCCGCCCCCGACCGTGCCGGTGGCGGTACCGGTGGGCGTGAAGGTGCCGGTCGAGGCCGCGAGTTCGGCCGGGTCCGGGAGCGGCAGCGTGGCGGCCGGGTGCGGCAGCGGGACGGTGACGGTCCATCCGGTCGAGGCGGCCGGCGCGTCGGCGGGGGGCGGGTCGGCGGGCGGGGCCTCGGCCGGCGGCGGCCCGGGCACGGGGGTGGGCGCGGGCGTCGTGGGCGAGGGCGTCGTGGGTGCGGTGGTGGCAGCGGGCGCGGTGGTGGCCGCGACCGCGGGTTCCGGGATCGCGCGCAGCACGGCCGTCGCCGCGCTCTGCGGCACCGCGCGCAGCAGCGCCGTCCCGTCGCCGCCGCCTCTTCGGTAGGCCGCCGGGATCGCGTCCTCGATCACCGGCAGCACCCGGGTCTCGCTCACCTCGGGCGGCACGCCCTCGGACGCCTGACGCGTGGCCGGGGCGGCCGCCGCGCCATGCTCCGCGCGGTAGGCCGCCGGGATCGCGTCCTCGATCGCGGGCGGCGGCAGCGGCATCGGCGCGGTCCGCTCCACGTCGTACGGTTGCTGCTGGTCGGGCGCGGTCGGCGGCGGCACCGCAGACCCGGAGATCGATGCACTGTCCGCCAACGCCGGTCACCACCCCGCCCGCCACCCTGGGCGTTCTCGGTTCGCGGGTCGCGGTAGACCGCACCGTTCCCCCTTGCGCGCCACCTTACGGGGTCTTCGACCTCCCGTTCCAGGCCGGGGCTCCGGCCCCGCCGGTATCGTTGAAGTAACCAGGGGGTGCCGCTCTACCGTTCGAGGCGCCGACCGGATCACGGGGTCCGGGGCATGAACGAGGGAGTGAGCGATGAGCCGGATCGTGGTCTTCGGGGCGGGCGGGAACGCGGGGCGGCGCGCGGTGGCGCGG
Coding sequences within:
- a CDS encoding acyl-CoA dehydrogenase family protein, whose protein sequence is MDLQLSEEQAAVRALAADFTDREIAPHAAAWDRAESVDRSVISKLGKLGFLGLTIPEQYGGSGGDHLAYCLVLEELGRGDSAVRGIVSVSLGLVGKSISGYGTEEQKRHWLPRLCAGEALACFALTEPGTGSDAANLTTRAVREDEGTTRSKSGGHWLISGTKMFITNGTWADLALVFARTGEPGHRGVTAFLVPTDTPGLTRREIHGKLGLRGQATAELVLDQVRVPDSARLGAEGKGFGVAMAALAKGRMSVAAGCVGIIQAALNAAVRYAGEREQFGKPIASYQLVQELISDISVDLDAARLLTWRVADHIDRGLPFGTESSVAKLFASEAAVRAANNALQVFGGYGFIDEYPVGKLLRDARVMTLYEGTSQIQKLLIGRSLTGVNAF
- a CDS encoding acetyl-CoA C-acyltransferase, with amino-acid sequence MRPVYFAAARRTPIGRLRGALSTVRPDDLSAAVLRGLLAEVPNLDPARIDDVYWGAANQAGEDNRNAARMAVLLAGLPDSVPGATVNRLCASGLEAVTMAARTIAAGEAEIVLAGGCESMSRAPFVLPRPDEALPHAMQTYDTRLGWRLTNPLMKDLHGVLAMGETAEEVAERFGITRERQDAFALRSHQRAAAARKDGHFDAELLPVTRPDGVTVSQDEGIREDTSLARLAQLKPAFRAGGTVTAGNASPMNDGAAGLLLVSERALGELGLEPLGRYAAGASAGVHPDVMGIGPVPATRKALARLGWTIGDLEEAELNEAFAAQALASTDQLGIDPELVNPSGGAIALGHPLGGSGARILTTLLHRMRRTGARRGLATMCVGVGQGTAVLIENS
- the fabG gene encoding 3-oxoacyl-ACP reductase FabG, with the translated sequence MSRFTGKVAVVTGAAQGIGAATARLLAEGGATVAVVDLSAERARQTADEITAKGGTARAYGCDVSDYDAVERTFAQVVEELGGLHILVNNAGITRDNLFFKMPKADWDAVLTVNLTSAYNCSHVAQKYLVAQKYGKIVSLSSRSALGNRGQANYAAAKAGIQGLTATLAIELGPFNINVNAVAPGYIVTAMTEATAERVGATPEDHQSEVAARTPLRRPGKPEEVASVVAFLVSEEASYVSGQTLYVNGGAR
- a CDS encoding S8 family serine peptidase, with the protein product MGTSPATAGPRRSATARALAFLAVGATALTAGTVTAQSTAAFAAGAPSQAAFKLHPASQGHIDATGRTAPISTSDCVSQIGIHCYSPLQYRDAYNLNPLYKQGITGKGRTIVIVDSYGSPTIQHDLETFDKQWGIPDTNVEVVKWGNVPTFDPTNSDMTGWAGETTLDVEYAHSIAPDAHIVLVETAVAETEGVTGLPEMMAAEQSLIKQGKGDVITQSFGATENTFPGFDKGDYKSLTDLRYAFKSAADHDVTVLASSGDNGAVDSDNNNNLYPYKVNSWPSSDPLVTSVGGTQLTLDNNGNRTAPDQVWHDAYGAGGGGTSAIFDRPWYQTGVANVVGNHRGTPDISMSAAVDGAAWTYDSYDPTAVGWHLTGGTSEASPIFSGVVALADQAAGHRLGQINWRLYGLSLLPSQWSGITDVTTGDNGWNGVTGYSAAKGYDLASGLGTINGYTFVHALAGR